A stretch of the Polyangium spumosum genome encodes the following:
- a CDS encoding IS3 family transposase — MPTQQNGRSQPPSHGTPAERSGWIRPRNYYNGPNNTARPRSALGRTRPSFRPSLPPPLPRFPRGSRPAILRPHRRKPYNPPSTSVVAPSPRAFSRPSKVELVDATRFPTRDAAMTSIGDYLERFYNHARRHSYLGYLSSCSRRCRARAAPTV, encoded by the coding sequence ATGCCAACCCAGCAGAATGGCAGATCGCAACCACCCAGTCACGGCACCCCTGCTGAACGTAGCGGCTGGATAAGGCCCCGGAACTATTACAATGGCCCCAACAACACTGCCCGGCCCCGTTCAGCTCTTGGGCGGACTCGGCCGTCGTTTCGGCCGTCACTGCCTCCTCCACTTCCGCGCTTCCCGAGAGGTTCTCGTCCTGCGATTCTCCGCCCTCATCGACGGAAGCCATACAACCCACCCAGCACGAGCGTCGTAGCGCCGTCGCCGAGAGCTTTTTCGCGACCCTCTAAGGTCGAGCTGGTCGACGCGACGCGCTTCCCGACACGGGATGCCGCGATGACGTCGATCGGTGACTACCTCGAGAGGTTCTACAACCACGCCCGGCGGCACTCGTACCTCGGGTACTTGAGCTCATGCTCGCGAC